In Syngnathus typhle isolate RoL2023-S1 ecotype Sweden linkage group LG13, RoL_Styp_1.0, whole genome shotgun sequence, the sequence TGAGTGAAAGTGGTTGAGCTTACTGTCTTTGGATATTCAACATATTTGGAGGGCAGGATAGTGAAACAACGTCTTTGTTAGGGATTGcaaggagggatatgttagggtttgcagaatagcttcatcgtatgattatgttggaatgtaacctgtaataatttaactagtttgtcctgtctagacaaaattagtttaccaaagtgctaagatcctttcaactgattgactagacgcagaggaagcaatcacagttgctttgtttacagaaagtcgtaaaaggccccctgctatgctttgatcagcaggggagcgtatccaccctatcctgtgtgttccaacacccccactttcaaccccactctgtttctctcaataaataagcacctgacgaggcctgagtcagacttcattcgaccatcgctgtaagcacagcgacgagtgaactctccgcctgcaggtgtctaaaatgactaacttgactccagtgtggttcttgcaaaataagtaagagtgagcaccaccctaacattttggtgccgaaacccgggaccctcatacccgccatctggctgacggaggacgacgcgctgtataccgtcgacgggccagcgtccattaggaggacctggtaacgaaagacctgggaaggaagttcttcgctgggccagcatcttaggtctgacttcgtctgacagaggtggattgacggggaccCGGCAGTACAGTggaccaaggagacaagtaagtcatagaaaaaagcgctgatacggctttggtttgtcctagctatgagatacggctttggtttgtccaagctatgagatacggctttggtttgtcctagctatgagatacggctttggtttgtcctagctatgagatacggctttggtttgtccaagctatgagatacggctttggtttgtccaagctatgagatacggctttggtttgtcctagctatgagatacggctttggtttgtcctagctatgagatacagctttggtttgtccgagttatgagctacggctttggtttgtccgggctatgaaacagctggggttcaagtcccagtggaaggaacgggctaagaaaaagaacagagcttcttttgtcAGGGATACAGAACAGGGatagggcaaaggttagaggtcattatacaggtagaaataatcaagggccctttcccttgtgagggaaatcaattggtaggggagtatgcagcacaatggaatgatcttgtgcaaagagtgagaactatatttcgaagacgagcgaattatggtcatttggcaggaattaaacagaagcctggggaagatactgatgattttcgcttaagatttgaaaaaggatccagggtgcatagtggcatcccattcaatgatgcagctgagagtgcttatcagcaacagcttaaaaatgcgctccttacgaatttccgccctgaaatcggcaactgggtgaggaaacatttggtggaagtagatgttgcaagtatgacaacaactatgcaatgggccagacatgctgaaaaagtgatcaaaagagtcaaaagttctgatgtatttaatctaggcaacgatgatgatgatgatgatgatgatgatgatgatgatgacctaaatgaagatacaacagggttcttccatgggtcccagcgggccagaggaagaggtagaggccagcaaggtcgcaggccaccatataattcgaaacccccatcagattctgacaactgttgaaactgtgggagacgaggacacttggcaagagcgtgtcgttttgcaagacaaaaccaatcaaggggtgggggaaggggcagaggaaaagtcacatttacagcatgacaagcttcctccactttgacccctcatgctcatgcagagaaagaagtaacagatgtccatatgacagcagaacatgtcattgtcagattattagaacgttttctagattattagagctcctgtccatacaagaagtatggcaatgctgttgtatgcccaatgacaaatgaccagagatcaaattgtgtgtgtacactgaagttaaaatttgcaaatcaagtggtaaataaatgcaacttgcttcgagaagataaatgaaaaattagaatgtgctgtcctcgcgtgcgtgggagggactagctcatgatcaaccacaggaaatggccagcctgtgacgaatcattggtgctgggatctaccttacgcgcgcgagagctgtgcatgtgtgttaaaatgatgaaaattggctaaacttttagtataaagaaatttgctagactgtggtctatccaatttgcaccgcagaccagaaacaattgaaagataagaatgagaggaaaagagagaactctgtttgcgagcagaaaattgatccacactagtgcatgttaagtaagaaacgacagaacatgctttcaggaattggaagaatcaaaattgtgaatttaagacattgacatttagtagaaatagttgactggttgtgttataagattatacaaacttctatatgcgagctgaacctgagagattgagttcttcaaatttaaaaacaatgaaaaaatctTGATtagtttgccagcagttttttttgtgttgagttttttttggattggtggattgttctatcaggaaccttgagttggaaatggtatgtgaatgttgtgtggagtgcttggatgaattgggaccaatgtgatggaaagactcctttttggaggctgtgcgtgagatgcaaatgagcattgatgactgaatgcctgactgaaaggaaaatacagcttaagtggttgaagttgttggaggctACCATGGAAAATTAgtcgagcgactttgaaggaagagtgattttgagtagataggtagatctttatttgtcattgtaacacgtacaacgaaatttaagttaaatgctaagaaaaaaaaaaagaaaaaaaaacagacaaaagaaaagtaaaggttgcttttggagtgataattaactagagaaaaaactggagaaccagtaacacatgcagaagatgtgtgaagtgggaaattgagaagcgttttggaaaggaagtcaaattaaatgatggactcatatgtagtaaagaacacattctcccaaaaaggtttgtcaaggtgtgaggcatgggcgatgCCAAGcctcaaaaggggggagtgagtaggacagatagtgaaagatagtaaaaatacaacactttacgacatatggattctctaacacATTTGGCGTCATGCTATTAAGTTAAGATTTTCTCGAGCTTTTCAAACTTGTGCTGTAAACAAttggaagatgattgaaaaatgactaaagaagctatgaggaAGTGCTGTACGTGTTTGGAAGGGCACGCGCTTaggctaatcaacatttgtttgactgatcaaaggaaccatttgctacaggacttaacatccattcccccagcccagatccgacaaagaccagagaatctcctctaagacaggaggcaataaatgggatagcccctgtcataaatgatctttggttagggggaatcattaggaagtgctcaaactcttctcgcaaacacccctatctgaccagttcaaaagggcaataaaattgactacaagagttgcaaagaacaggcgaagaacagtccttgacccggcatttgcgtttggcggtcgtcgatgtggttccaagacctgcgtcgcgtcttgaggtttgtcatttgtaaaatttggccgttgtggtcctcccaaacagaaataaatgatttgggcttttgttgtaattggtttgtggAAGGATTGCGGGAGTTTGCGCctccggtgtctcacctgtgccttcctgccttccattgtctcaactgagactggactgtggaagggggagtgtggtattgtggtgtcaAAAGGCTGTGGGAGTcggctcctgtggtgttgcacatggaccgttctgttccattgtctccacggatgttggaaggggcaccattgacgtcaaatggttcaatggagaaggcccgtttcctgtggctggacaagacaggaccaaCTAGTCTAGctgggatgggtatgataatgtgtccgagacaccttgctggtccttttcgctccccaacgacgctattgacacattacgtgaatgtgtcaaaacggtgggggagtagaatgatttaatctactgtaagattcaatgttttgtcaaatgtgattgtttttggagtcttaacaggacacgtaagaattcaacacacagtgatgggaggagcagaagaaacatctcgaatgagcccatctcacatgccgtccggctggccggcaaaggagatacgtggtatcatctgtcccagtgcgccccggtgaaggtttcctgccaggaaccagatccgccatcaacagcgtccccgcccccggtacaaacagaggcagaataatcctcttcccccttggtggccaggtcgtccaccctgagccactgaagacaacgaccacgcagcagatatttccaagttctccccggacggagcagatctgcgaagggggtgagaatcgtgctcaccctccaccagtgggcgtgccaagcccccaacggctgaacaatcacgagcaatttttatcttgattgataacagtctggtcgcctaaggcagagggaccgtgtaactcttttcctgcatttaatctggccgcaggtttttaaattggacatactttggactggagtattgagggaaaaacctcactggaagttattgctttcattgtattttcttacttatgtttgattgttcgggtttgacataatcatatgataaaacaggagggatatgttagggtttgcagaatatcttcatcgtatgattatgttggaatgtaacctgtaataatttaacgagtttgtcctgtctagacaaaattagtttaccaaagtgctaagatcctttcaactgattgactagacgcagaggaagcaatcaaagttgctttgtttacagaaagtcgtaaaaggccacctgctatgctttgatcagcaggggagcgtctccaccctatcctgtgtgttccaacacccccactttcaaccccactctgtttctctcaataaataagcacctgacgaggcctgagtcagacttcattcgaccatcgctgtaagcacagcgacgagtgaactcgccgcctgcaggtgtctaaaatgactaacttgactccagtgtggttcttgcaaaataagttagagtgagcaccaccctaacaatctTCATCTCAGAAGGCAACAAAGTTAAACGCCAAACTCAGACTATGGATGGACAAAAAGAACAGTCACTGAAGTCTAAATCTTACAAATCATGTTCTACAAAAACGTCCTCTGACAATGCTGCTGCCATGGCCCGCGCCGAAGCCGAGGCAGCGAAAGTACTCCTTTCCTTCACagataaagaaatgatgaaggcggaagattccgccgaaacatgtcaggtaaatgaacctaaaacaaatttgtttgatatagaagaaccagagaagtaattgaaaaagaaaaaacaagatgaacctagtacaactagatAAAGAAATGGTTCTGAAAAAGGAAAAGGCACAATTAGAGGCACTCATGATGAAGTGGCTGCGGCTGAGGCCAAAGCAGAGGCTCTAGAAGCAGCGGCTAGCATCAACGGTACTGAGCGAGGTAGCAGGAAGATTCAACTCGATGAGAATCCCTTTAACCCACTGGAATGGACCAGTGAATATATCGCTCAGCAGTCCAAGGAGCATTCAACCACTGCGCTGGAAGTATATGCTCTTACCGAAACTGACCCGCTAAACATATTATCCAACCCGCCTCTGCACCTTCTCACTCAGGATGACACTAACCAGCTATACACAGAGCCCCCAGCGCCGCCACATGTACTCTCCCAGGATGAGCCTGTTCAGCTACGTACTCGGCTAACCTTGGCATCACAACCATTTTCTCAAGATGAGCCTGGACAGCGATTCACAGAGCCAACAATGGCACCACATTTCCACTCTCACGACGAGGCAAGACGGCTACACGTAGAGTTTGCATCAGCACCTTATCTTCCCCCGCAAGGTGACGATTCATATCTACGTGCAAATACCGTGCCAGGCAACTCTATTACAGCTCCACGGCCCATATCAGAGAATGGTCCGaccgatgccaacctcacctaTACACCAGCGAACAGACTACCAGCTCATTGGCCACAACAACATGCCCCTCTCACATCTCTTATTCCAAGAAATACACAGGGCCAACAGGGCACAAATACAGCTACACCCAGATACCGGGGTCCATCAGGTCCTACCGTGCCCAACTACACACCTCAGCGCAACCAGCACGACCAATCAGGTATCAACGACGTTGTCAGATATTTCGCACGTCGCGAGCTGGTCACTACATGTATGATTCAATTCAACGACAAGCCTGCAAGCTACAGAGCTTGGCAACTGTTCTTCCAAAACGCTGTGAGAGGACTCAATCTCACTCCCAGCGAGGAGATGGATCTACTAGTCAAGTGGCTCGGGAAAGAGTCGGGAGAGCATGCAAAGCGTATCAGGGATGTCAATGCTAATCACCCCCAACGAGGACTCCAGATGACATGGGACTGACTGGACGGATGCTACGGAGCCCCTGAAGTAGTCAAAGAGGCTCTCTTCCAACGCATCAACAATTTCCCAAAAATCACCAACAAACACTGTGCAAAGCTCCATGAGCTCAGTGACCTCTTGATGGAATTAAGACCAGCCAAGGCAGACGAAACCCTTCCAGGCCTTCAGTACCTAGACACAGAGGAATAAGTCCCCTGGTTCAAAGGCTGCCCTTTAGCCTGCAAGAGAAGTGGCGGACTAACAGATTCAGCTACAAACAACATTATGGAGTTTCATTCCCCCCCTTCGAAATTTTCGTGGACTTCATCTTTCATCAGGCTAAAATCATGAATGACCAGAGCTTCAAGGTCATTAGCCAAACGGACATTCCTGAACCAGGCAAGAACATGAAAATGCACAGacaaccccggccgggtcataccaaagactataaaaatgggacccattgcctccctgcttggcactcagcattatggGTTGGAAAAATGTCCAGATCTGGAATCTAAccgttagatcaccaaatgattcccgagcgcggcaccgctgctgctcactgctcccctctcccccaggggatggatcaaaatcacatggggatgggttaaatgcagaggacaaatttcaccacacccagatgtgtgtgtgtgagacgatcattgggactttaacttttgaaTCTAACAGAGGGAGATCTCAGTCCACAAGACGGACGTCGGTGCTGCGGAGCGCAGCGCTGGAGCCGAGAGCCCTGATCGCCAGTGCCCTATTCACAAAAAGCCCCACCTGTTAAGGAAATGTCGGGGTTTTTGGGAGTAACCCATAGAAGAGAGGAGAGCGTTCCTGAAAGAGCACAGAATCTGCTTTAAATGTTGCACATCTACTAAGCACATGGCCCAGGATTGCAAGTATACAGCCACATGTATTGAATACGGGAGTGGGAAACATAACTCTGCACTTCACCCTGGACCAGTATCGCAGACCAAGGAGCCAGCCAGTAGTCTGTGATCAGTGTTAAGATAGAGTAGGTCACGTGAATAGAATCAGGAAGTAAGCGCATGTTTCAGCACAATGTCGAAAGAGACCGCTGCTTGTTCTATTCTCTCCTGCAGTTCGTAATGTAACTACTACCTACATTTTGTGTTATACAAGGCATTGTTGGTATGTATCTTTAAGTTATTATGGATCAAAATAGATTTTTGAGTTCTGAAATTACAGTTTCTGTGATGTTAGACGATAGGATAAAAGCATGATTGAGATTTCATATCGATTTAATTCATTTAGTTCATATGACTGATTATGCAATGTGGTTTGAATTCTCCCAGTTTCACCCTTTCCCTTGTTATTAAACCAGGAGTCAACCTTCAACCTGGCCTAGTGGTTGACCTTACCGTCTTCGGATATTCAACATATTCGGAGGGCAGGATACATAACATAGATTACAATGTTGGTGTTATGATCACATGAAATACAAGACGTACCGGTCTGCAGTTCGCTCGGCATGGTGGGCGGGGCTGTACTGATTGACAGGCCTGACAGCGAGTCTTCGAGGCCAGAGGGGATAGTGGGGGCAGTAGGAGGCGGGGTCACTGCTGATAACTGGACCTGGGCAAAAAGTTCTTCATTTTCACAGCTGCTAAAAGATATTGTAGAAGTGGAATGTTGACATTATAAACCTCAGTGAATCCATCCTTCAACGGACTGACGGGCCCTCCAGAAGCATTCCCTGGAAAGCTGAACTTCTTTCCCTCCTCAAAAGGTCGTGTTGGAATCCTGTGCAGGTATCCATAGCCAATCCCGCATCCAaggctgtggtggagagaaaatgaacaaagatgatattttaagTCAAATGTTGACATTCTGTCAGTGATGCCTACAGACCTCAAGCACTAATAATCtaccaatagaaaaaaaaaaaatctggtcgACAAGAAAAATCTTTACTACCATGAAATAGTCGctgatggaaaaataaaaagttattattattactactactactacaactaACGCACAAGTATTTGTTGGTGTCTAATATGTGCATTTCCCGGATTCATTTGACTTTGGCCATGTGGTTTTATCACCATGATTTCTCCTCCAATTATACTCTAACAGCAACCATGAGTGAGGCCCTTAAGCAAAAAGAACAATTGCATTTTACTGCTGCTGCTACTTTAATTAAATGACTAATAATAGCTTCCCAAAGCATCGTCTTGAAGTACAAATCCCCAAAGGACACAACCATAAATGAGATGGATTGTTGTATATTCCTGCTTGGAAAGCTCGCTCTAACTAACATTAGCGATAAACAGACTAATTACCTCCTTGGTTTGTTTGTTACTCGCCCAGTTGAAGATGTTTCTTCTAATTGGAACCATGATCCCAAGACTAACTTCAAGTAAAGAAAACATTGCACAGCTTCGTGCTGACGAATCTGTGCGATCattatagtttttttaatatacacaGAAAATTTTACAATATCGCTAAGGACTAAAAATGGACATTATGTTCTTTTTCAAGGAAAGGTGAATATCTTTAATATTACCTTCCCTCTCCTCCCCAGACACTGTTGGGTGTAATGACCACCTCTCTGCAGTTGTCAGTATCTGTGTTGTACACGTAGAGCTTCAGTCCCTTCCCCTCGTGGCTCTCGATCAATGAGAACAAGTCCTCGGACTGCGCAGGAAAGACAATCAATTAACACGACCGGGTAAAAGAGGACAAACACAGGTTCATGCATTGATAGCCCACCTCATTCATAACAgtgtcggctccaatgatgtagTCAGTGTGTGGTCTCAAACCAGCGAGAGCTGCGGGTGAATTTGGCTCCACTTCCTAGGAAGTGTGCAGCAAGTGAGCGTTGGGCGACAGCTGCGAGAGTGAGGTTTACATACCAGCACGTGCCAGACGTTCTCATTGGCACCTTCAAAGCTGCAGAAGCGAATGGAGACCCCGAGCAAACCCTGACCACCCCACAGGTTGCTGGGTGTGACTGTGGACTCCCTCAGCTCCAAAGTCTTTGAGGAGTAAACTAACATCTTGGCTGGTTTCTCCACACTGGCTTTCAGAAGGTCCTTCAAGGTGTCATTGTCTTTGTTCTGTGGACCAAAAGTCATACAGAAGAAGCAATTAGGTAAGTGTTCATCCTATTATATTAGCTAATTACagacaactgttttttttttttagtttgaattTCCAGTTGTGAGCACATTCTACAGTTGACTTACCAGGCGGGTGTTGTTGATGGAGACAATGAAGTCAAAAAAAGGTTCCAGTCCTGCTCGGTGACCTGGGGAATTCTCCTGAACCTGCAAGACAAAGAGTAGGGATGCCCAATATACTATCAATCTCTGGATTGTTTGTGGAAAGTACAAAACACATGATCTCAGTCTTCCGGGGAATAATAAAGATATCGAGTGGGATCTAATTGCTTGCATTGCTTTATTTCTGTCAATGCATAGGAATGCCAAAATTTGCATTTAGCTCACGATGTTAAAATTAAGAGAATGGGAAAATTCACAACAAATGCGGTGCACACACGTTTTAAATATCCCTCGCTGCACAGATAAAGAGTCCACACATCATACAACGAGAGCATTCTGCAAACCATTGTGGCAGGTGCCATTCGCTGCAGCCGCATAGCATGTAGCATTTAGCAACTTATTGCTTTATTTTACAGGTTGCCACTTGTAGGCGCAAACCGAAAGCATCCCATACACACGACAACGTTGCATGTGTGATTTGTCTTTCTCCGCCACATTGGTCCGACATGACACTCATCTTACTAGTCAACACAGTACTGGAAAATTAGCAATGCTAGGCTACGTGCTAGAAGCAGGATATCACTAAGGAATCAGGATATGCATGCAAATAACTCACACGGAGGACGTGGTAGCCCTCTGAGCCACCGCCAGGTATCTCCACACTCTGCGATCCTCCCATGATAACGCTTACTTAGGGTTTTGCAAGCTAAGTCTGAGGAACGATAGGTACCCGACTACTTGTACAGACCGGGTACACGTCGTCAAATGGGTAGTCATCCGCTACGCATGCGCTGTTACGTGGCAGGAAATATTTGCGTCCGAAGAAGCATGTACATTATTTGTATAGAATTTAGGTTTAAGATATTTCAATAGATATGTTTCTACTATAGTATACatttattttagatatattctGACAGTTTATTTTGAGATTTGTTTTAGATATATTCTGACATTTTAGGCTCTGATGCAAGCACCATCAGTTACACCACATATTTATTGGTTACACCAAATGAGAGAAATCCACACAAATTCGACTTTATTTATATTCATAAATGTTTCCTCAACATGGCATATTTACGAATTTTTAATTAACACTAAATATTAAATATCACAATTTTCTGAAGAGATTCGGTATTTGACAGAAATCTATGAACGTTTTAGCTTAGAGTCACTAACTGAAGTTTACAACTATTGTCTTTTCACTTCAAAATAGAAGTCCAATGTTTATGGCTGTGATGCCTTGACATTTACTACGTTTAAACTGCTGAATCAAAAATGTTTGGAGTTATTTTGGAATATCAAGACATAAACTCCACCACTAGAGAGCGCAAGCATTCCTTTCCTCAGCGCAACGGTGACTTTATTTCCattgactttatttttattttaatgaggtCGTTGGGAATACATGAAACTCTGTAGCCGTTCTCTTTCTATTTTAGGGGGCGCATAGCTGCCGAATCCTATTATATTCTCACATATCTCTCAATACTAAAATCAATTATGCTTCCCTGCATAttcctggaaaaaaagaaaaaagaaactgcTCTTCGAGCACTGTCTATttaccaattattattattattattattattattattattattattattattattattattattattattattattattattatatgtggGAGCGTGTGGTCTATGTTTGTGTACGGGTGTAGTGTTTTATATTTAAGTCGTAAATTGAAGATTCAACAATGATTCATAAGTTTCATAGACTTTATTAAACATCGTATAGAGACGCTGTGTTTTTTATTAAAGTGCCTCCAGATAATCTCCTGGCTAACATTCTTTACAGCTATATTGATCTCAAAACCATCCTGGTCACGTAAAGGATTTCCTGACAACAAATTGTTTCAATATGATTTTGCAATAATCCTATTCACATAATGGTCCCTGGTTACCATCAATGTTTCATTAAATTAAATCTCATTGTACACATCCATTTACAATGGAGGAAAGAAAGGTGAACCTAGTGCAAAGACACAAAGACGAACTACTCAAACAAGATATTCCGTTGAGCTCCCATAATACTGGAAATACAATGAATATGTATTacaataaatatattatattacagtaaatgcaTTGGAATTCCAGCAGATACCACAACTCTTGCTACCCATTCTCAAGAAGAGAATACATTCTCACATTCCTATGCGACTCGCTTAGCCAGCGGAACATATACTTTAGATTTCTTTCGTCACTTAGCTCAGACATCCAAAGACTCACAATCACAAAAGTAAACGCACGATAGAAATTGCATTGCAGTTGAGGGTCACATGTTACAAACATCTAGAAGTTATATATGAGGAATAATGACTTGCACTATTTCCACTCTATTCTTTCTTTGGCCAGTATTATTTCCATTTTAAATGTACAAATT encodes:
- the LOC133166048 gene encoding Golgi reassembly-stacking protein 2-like, whose amino-acid sequence is MGGSQSVEIPGGGSEGYHVLRVQENSPGHRAGLEPFFDFIVSINNTRLNKDNDTLKDLLKASVEKPAKMLVYSSKTLELRESTVTPSNLWGGQGLLGVSIRFCSFEGANENVWHVLEVEPNSPAALAGLRPHTDYIIGADTVMNESEDLFSLIESHEGKGLKLYVYNTDTDNCREVVITPNSVWGGEGSLGCGIGYGYLHRIPTRPFEEGKKFSFPGNASGGPVSPLKDGFTEVQLSAVTPPPTAPTIPSGLEDSLSGLSISTAPPTMPSELQTGLPTVPLLPSSNPTLSPFAPLNPATATFNPATTLPGLMPLPAGLPPLPNLPNLNLTLPDLGTISLASTGTLMPGGTKVPPLTAPLNIPGLAPLPPLPTMLPSQLTPLLPQGMAPMLPTSTTVAPSASVTMTPVVASVGDVTIPTELPLLSETTLTSS